In Plodia interpunctella isolate USDA-ARS_2022_Savannah chromosome 9, ilPloInte3.2, whole genome shotgun sequence, a single genomic region encodes these proteins:
- the mRpL1 gene encoding large ribosomal subunit protein uL1 has translation MAGTLFRSVLNNTLSVYKSNAVNLRSFHTGTVYYAARKGTRAKARAKKVKVEVTKVGFIPHNQRGRDKQQKVTVNKHLDDTFKRIAVDDVYPMKYFRWVVYTAEDAVRAHQETHDTTMYNQPDALVYAQVEMNMLAVKKNKYMDSFNRLSLLPNPFPRDEERTILAFCKGPDLIKEVTLAGATTAGGPELVKKIQEGTIKLSDYDFVIAHPNILTELVPIRGLMKRRFPNLKTGTLDPNLLELVKKFASGVQYRVLKDERQEDFGSAEVPIGRLNMDATKVAENVGALLKDLQLARPKRDGLFITRCYIASPPSPERLKIDPFVYVDRTLSKEVQEDSDDEAEPIAAKA, from the exons atggcGGGGACTTTATTCC GCTCTGTTCTCAATAATACTCTGTCTGTTTACAAAAGTAATGCTGTGAATTTG agAAGTTTTCATACTGGCACAGTTTATTATGCTGCCCGAAAGGGCACCAGGGCGAAGGCTCGCGCAAAGAAAGTTAAAGTGGAGGTCACCAAAGTTGGCTTCATCCCACACAACCAAAGAGGAAGGgataa ACAACAAAAAGTAACCGTCAATAAGCATTTGGATGATACATTCAAGAGAATCGCAGTAGACGATGTATACCCAATGAAATACTTTCGGTGGGTGGTGTACACTGCTGAGGATGCCGTGCGGGCCCACCAAGAGACCCACGATACGACAATGTATAACCAGCCTGATGCATTGGTGTATGCACAGGTTGAAATGAACATGTTGGCtgttaaaaaa AACAAATATATGGACAGCTTCAACCGACTGTCACTACTGCCAAATCCATTCCCGCGGGATGAAGAGCGAACAATCCTAGCTTTCTGCAAAGGTCCTGATCTAATAAAGGAGGTCACTTTAGCCGGGGCTACAACTGCTGGTGGGCCGGAGCTTGTTAAAAAGATTcaa gAAGGCACAATTAAACTAAGCGACTACGATTTCGTTATCGCCCACCCGAATATCCTCACAGAACTGGTCCCCATCCGAGGGCTTATGAAGCGAAGATTCCCTAACCTCAAAACGGGGACCCTCGACCCCAACCTTTTAGAGCTGGTGAAGAAGTTTGCATCAGGAGTTCAGTATAGAGTCTTGAAAGACGAGCGGCAAGAGGACTTTGGCTCTGCTGAAGTGCCTATCGGAAGg CTTAATATGGACGCCACAAAAGTAGCTGAGAATGTCGGAGCTTTGTTGAAAGATCTACAGTTAGCTAGACCAAAACGAGACGGTCTCTTTATTACTag gtgtTACATAGCAAGTCCGCCTTCGCCAGAGCGATTGAAAATTGACCCGTTCGTTTACGTCGATCGCACGTTGTCCAAAGAAGTACAAGAGGACAGTGACGACGAAGCTGAACCGATTGCCGCTAAAGCTTAG
- the LOC128672355 gene encoding uncharacterized protein LOC128672355, whose translation MEKINCSLLLISLFALLWGVAGQYEWQIRDTFDEIRGKMDKITADNCYISHLDDLYLPEDSVSHHPDVKEININPVFPNRTAMLHLHNMAMNRAFFWSYILQSRFIRPAINDTYDPGMMYYFLSAVADIAANPYINASSIYFSPNMSYTSSYRGFFNKTMSRFAPRAYRADDFNDPVHLQKISTLNTFHIDDLGAFGPDSQSKDYTSDFYRINEWYHKWLPDKVQKRHDTKTTYQVEIRYANNTNETFTFHGPPGNDEVPGPVNWTRPYFDCGRLNKWLVGATSPVADIYPRHTQFRHIEYPTYTAAIVMEMDFDRIDINQCPPSQGNDRPNRFASTARCKIETTECEPIHGWGFRRGGYQCRCAAGHRLPGVVRRPYLGEIIERATADQYYNNFDCVPIGWIQRLPVKWEKSPPFIRALYMDQYQEYVNSTSGPASLHTEKVNVYEMLNFIRGVQPHNCSKYNATDLFLNGDIAYGHEEQFENQAKMALRLANFISAFLQVSDPTEVFSGKRIADKPLTEDQMIGETLALVLGDSKIWSAGTYWDRNSFTNRTFFAPMAYKTSLNTRKYKLEDLARLNKTDELYTNKQWFQHLKQRWSTNFDSLEKFFLKMKIREDEFGKYLMKYERYPTSYRAANLRHGYWTQPYYDCEGHLKQWVITYAAPFFGWDSVKVKLEFKGVVAVTMALMSLDINQCPDKFYVPNAFKGTDKCDRQSSYCVPILGRGFDAGGYKCECLQGFEYPFEDPITYYDGQIVEAEFQNIIEDKETRIDMFKCRLAGAAALQSCFAILLVVLFVFMKIR comes from the exons ATGGAGAAAATAAACTGTAGTTTACTTTTGATATCACTCTTCGCTTTGTTGTGGGGTGTGGCCGGCCAATATGAATGGCAGATTCGAGACacatttgatgaaattcgtgGAAAAATGGATAAGATTACTGCCGACAATTGTTACATAAGTCATTTAGATGACTTATATTTACCAGAAGACTCGGTTTCCCACCATCCTGATGTGAAAGAGATCAATATCAACCCTGTTTTCCCTAACCGCACAGCAATGCTTCACTTGCATAATATGGCTATGAATCGAGCATTTTTCTGGAGTTACATTCTCCAATCGCGGTTTATCCGACCAGCTATAAACGACACTTATGATCCTGGTATGATGTATTATTTCTTGTCAGCTGTAGCAGACATTGCGGCTAACCCCTACATCAATGCtagttctatatatttttcaccaAACATGTCTTATACATCTTCGTATAGAGGCTTCTTCAACAAGACGATGTCAAGATTTGCACCTAGAGCTTACAGAGCAGATGATTTCAATGACCCGGTTCATCTGCAAAAGATATCCACACTAAATACATTCCATATTGATGACCTTGGTGCTTTCGGACCTGATAGTCAGTCTAAAGACTATACATCAGATTTCTACAGAATTAATGAGTGGTATCACAAGTGGTTGCCTGACAAAGTGCAAAAAAGGCATGACACAAAGACAACCTACCAAGTTGAGATCAGATAtgcaaataatacaaatgagACATTTACTTTCCATGGGCCACCGGGCAATGAtgag GTTCCCGGGCCTGTGAATTGGACACGTCCCTACTTCGACTGTGGAAGACTGAACAAGTGGCTGGTTGGAGCCACAAGCCCTGTTGCTGATATTTACCCGCGGCACACACAGTTTAGACATATAGAATATCCTAC ATATACAGCAGCCATAGTGATGGAAATGGATTTTGATCGAATAGATATAAACCAATGTCCTCCGAGTCAAGGGAATGATCGGCCGAATAGATTTGCTTCTACAGCTCGGTGTAAAATTGAAACTACTGAG TGTGAGCCAATCCACGGCTGGGGCTTCAGACGCGGCGGCTACCAGTGCCGCTGCGCGGCCGGACATCGGCTGCCCGGCGTCGTGCGGCGCCCGTATCTCGGCGAGATCATCGAGCGCGCCACCGCCGACCAGTATTATAACAACTTTGACTGTGTGCCCATTGGCT GGATACAACGTCTGCCAGTGAAGTGGGAGAAATCTCCCCCGTTCATCCGAGCTCTGTACATGGATCAGTATCAAGAGTATGTGAACTCCACATCGGGCCCTGCCTCGCTGCACACTGAGAAAGTCAATGTGTACGAGATGCTCAACTTCATCAGGGGAGTGCAGCCGCACAACTGTTCTAA ATACAACGCAACAGATTTGTTCCTGAATGGTGACATCGCGTACGGACACGAAGAGCAGTTTGAGAACCAGGCCAAGATGGCGCTCCGGCTGGCGAACTTCATCAGCGCATTCTTGCAG GTATCAGATCCAACGGAAGTGTTCAGCGGCAAGCGCATAGCAGACAAACCCTTGACTGAAGATCAAATGATTGGGGAAACTCTTGCGCTTGTTCTTGGAGACTCCAAGATCTGGTCCGCAG GCACGTATTGGGACCGCAATTCCTTTACAAACAGAACATTCTTCGCGCCAATGGCTTACAAGACGTCACTCAACACACGGAAATATAAACTGGAGGATTTGGCTCGCCTGAACAAAACTG atgaactatatacaaataaacagtGGTTTCAACATCTAAAACAGCGCTGGTCGACGAACTTTGACAGTTTGGAGAAATTCTTCCTCAAAATGAAGATACGGGAAGACGAATTTGGGAAATATTTGATGAAGTACGAAAGATACCCGACCTCATATAGGGCGGCTAATTTGAGACACGGGTACTGGACGCAGCCGTATTACGACTGCGAGGGACATCTGAAACAGTGGGTTATTACATATGCTGCACCGTTCTTCGGATGGGATAGTGTTAAAGTCAAATTGGAATTCAA GGGAGTGGTGGCAGTGACGATGGCCCTGATGTCGCTAGACATCAACCAGTGTCCGGATAAGTTCTACGTGCCTAACGCCTTCAAGGGGACCGACAAGTGTGACAGACAGTCTTCCTAT TGCGTCCCAATTCTCGGACGCGGCTTCGACGCCGGCGGCTACAAATGCGAGTGTCTCCAGGGGTTCGAGTACCCCTTCGAGGACCCGATCACGTACTACGACGGCCAGATCGTCGAGGCGGAGTTCCAGAACATCATCGAGGACAAAGAGACACGCATTGACATGTTCAAGTGCAGATTGGCCGGCGCGGCCGCCCTGCAGAGCTGCTTTGCGATTCTCTTGGTCGTGCTCTTCGTTTTCATGAAGATCAggtaa
- the Mpc1 gene encoding mitochondrial pyruvate carrier 1 has translation MGSLAQKLLTSLKSKEFREYLMSTHFWGPVANWGIPLAAIADTRKDPSFISGKMTLALSLYSLMFMRFAWRVQPRNLLLFACHFTNECAQLTQGARFVNHNYLGGKERETKDKA, from the exons ATGGGTTCGCTAGCACAGAAATTGTTGACCTCGCTCAAGAGCAAAGAATTCAGAGAATATTTAATGAG caCACATTTTTGGGGTCCAGTTGCCAATTGGGGTATACCACTTGCAGCAATCGCAGATACTCGTAAAGACCCTAGTTTTATTAGTGGCAAAATGACACTTG CTCTCTCGCTATACTCGCTAATGTTCATGAGATTCGCGTGGCGCGTCCAGCCACGCAACCTTCTCCTCTTCGCGTGCCACTTCACCAACGAATGCGCCCAGTTGACGCAAGGCGCCCGCTTCGTCAACCACAACTATCTCGGAGGCAAGGAGAGGGAAACCAAGGACAAGGCTTGA